tagaaaagaacacaggtagtaatttttctgacattggccatagcaacatttctctagagatgtctcctgaggcaagggaaataaaagcaaaaataaaccagtgggactacatcaaaataaaaagcttcttcacggCAAAGGAACAATCACCAAAATCAAAAGGTGacatacagaatgggagaacatatttgcaaataatatacctgataaagggttatatccaaaatatataaagaactgatacaacttaataccccccccaaaaaaaatccaatttaaaaatgggcagaagacctaaacagacatttctccaaagaagacatatagataggcaatagacacatgaaaagatgctcaacatcgctcatcatcagggaaacgcaaaccATAACTGCAGTGACGTATCACCGCACacctaccagaatggctaaaatcaaaaacacaagaaacaacgcattggtgaaaatgtggagaaaaaaaaggaaccctcttgttggtgagaatgtaaaatggtgcagccactggaaaatagtatgaaaactcctcaaaaagttaaaaaatgaactaccctataatccagcaatagaaccactaggtatttacccaaaaaatacaaaaacacgaattcaaagggctacatgcaccccaatgtttagggcagcattattcacagtagccaaactatgggagcagcccaagtgtccatcgatagatgaacggataaagaagatgtggtgtatatatataacggactattatttagccataaaaagtggaatcttgccaattgcaatgacatggatggagctagagagtataatgcaaagtgaaataagtcagagaaagacaaataccacacaatttcactcatgtgtggaatttaagaaacaaatgagcaaaggaaaaaaaaggaaagacaaaccaagaaatagacgtttaactatagagaacaaactgatggttaccagaggggaggtgggtgtgggggaaaAAGGTTATGGGGATTAAAGAGACGCTTATCGTGATGAAAAAAGTgagtaaaatgataaaacaaaacatatttggtctttgttcccagttcctggcacagagctcatAAAACCCTTGGAATATCCTGAGTATTAGGAGTAACTTTAGTTATTCCTGAGTCCCTTTAACCATATCTGAGTTCATGCTACCAAGGTGGCTCAAGGTGAGCCCTTGATAGTTTCAAGGGAAGGGCTGGCCATGAACTTGATGAGAGGGCTGGAACGGTCAGCCCCACCTGGCAAACTCCAGGGAACCGACTGAGTCTAGATTGAGTTCAATGGTCAATGATGTAAGCAATCATGCCTACCTAACGAAGCCTTGATAAAAACAAGGAGGCTTGGAGAGCTTATGGGTTGGTGAACATATGGATTTGCTGGGAGGATGGCTCGCCCAGAGAAGGCAAGGAAACTTTGtgcttgccctatgcatctcttccatttagCTGCTCCTaagttgtattttttctttcttttttttttaaaagattttatttatttgacagagagagagagcaagggagagagagacagcgagagagagagagagagagagagagagggcacacaaacagggggagggggagagggaggcgcaagctccctgctgagctgggagcctgatgcaggactcaatcccagaaccctgggataatgaccagagtcgaaggcagatgcttgagccacccaggcacccctgagttgTATTCTTCATAACAAAATTGTAATCATGAGGATAGTGCTTTCCCGAGTTCTGTGAATCATGCTAGAGAATTACTGAGCCTGAGTAAGGTGTCATGGGACTCTGGAGTCTGTAGTTGTCTGGGCAGAAGTGAAGGTAGCTTGGGGACTCTACCTGTGACTAGTCAAAGTGGGGGTgtttgtgggactgagcctttaACCTTTTGGGTCCTAAGTTCAAATTCAGCTAtgccacttattagctatgtgatcttCACAAGTAGCCCAATCTCTGAACGTCAGTATTCCTATCTATGTAATGGGGATCACAGTAGTAAGTATGTCATAGGGTTGTTCTGAGCTGGTATGAGACAAGGcagtaaagtgcttagcacagtgcctgacacattacaaatgcttaataaacattagctataatttaaaaaacatttttattaataaagaaagCTTTGTGCCAGGCCACCCTGGTGCTAAACCCAAATCACAGATAATGTTCTAGGTAAATATCTGTGCCTGTTCCCCAGgcataaaataagaaacacatttcctttcttaaaacacAGAAGGATCtgaagaaaggacaagaactagaatttaaaagctaaaagaataaatgagaactACAAAGCCTAAGgccttgaataaatattttttctcttaagttCCTAGGTCCTGAAACTATTTTGCAAGCCTCTCTAGGTTAAAGATTCTGTGGCTTCATGAAGAAAATATCTGGGAAAAGTTGGAGAGGGAACCAGCTGGAAATATTGATTCGAGCCATTGCTTAATATTTTGTCTGTGCTTTAAGGCACTGAATGGCTAAAGTCACTGAATTTGCTGCTAAggattctcttttattttggtcCTTCGGACTGTTTCTGAAATCTTTCCCAAAGGTCTTTGACTGAAGAAGTCAAGTCAAAGAGCTCATATCCCTGCAGGATCAGGAAGCAAGAAATCAAGGAATGTGAAACAACAAACATACTCTGAATGAAAGAGGTTGTTTTTGCTCCTGAAGCTTATACAATTGCTCTTTCTCCTTCGCTCCTCTACTCTTTCCTCTTGTCCTGCTCCCATACCTCCTGGATTTTGTTGAGTCGGTCACTAAGACCACAACATGCTGTCTCTGCTTTGAAATGTTATCAATGCAATACTGAACTCTAAATATTGCTTTtgtgaaatgtctttattctgtCTCGATCTCTGTAAGTTACACTTATGTTGAACATGCTAGTGGCCTTTCTGGCCTGGCTTTGTATCTTTACAAGTTTATCTTTAACCCACTTTGCACGTCATTTTGAAAGCTTTACTGATAGGTGTGTTCTGGCTATTAGCTCAACTCAACTAATATTTGCTTGTTAGGGAGGCAATCATTTGCCTTCAATTGACTCAGAGCAGATGGGATCTCAACAAAATCCCCCCCTTAATTTTCTCCTAAAATCTCCagcctgactttttaaaaaaaaaaacaaacgaggCCTTCGTTTAGAAAGGGAATCATGAAGGGCAAGGATGGGCGCTGACTGGTAtgtggcagagagagatggaggagcTTGGGCAAATGCCCCCCAGACGCGCTCAGTAGCCATCTCTGAAACAAGGCCATAAGCATTTGACGATTTACATCGTTTCCCTTTTTAACTTTTCTCGCAACATACAGGAAAtccttgtgattattttttattacggtaaaatatacataatatataatttgcTATTCTGAGAATTTTTAAGCGTATAGTCCAGTGGCACTGAGCACATTTATGTTCTTCTGTAACCATCACCAACGTCTCCAGAACATATTCGTCATCTCAAACTGAAACTCTCTACACATTAAACAAcagcttccctttcctctttcccccagcccttggtaatctaatttctgtttctatgaatttgcctattctggctGCCCTTTATAGAAGCAGaatcacaatatttgttcttttgtgccTGAAGAATGTGCCTTTGTCCtttctacttagcataatgtctttacCTTTCATTTATGTTGCagcatgtcagaatttccttccttttaaagatcaaataacattccattacaTTTGTTTAACAAATCATCTGTCAAGGGACAGttgttgggttgtttccaccttttggcaatTGTGAGTAATGCTTCTATGAGCATAGGTGTACAAATAactgttcaagtccctgctttcaattcctcTGTATATACGGTTTACCCAGAATGTGgtaattctgtttgtttttttaaaacttatttttatttttatcattattttttaaaacattgataaTACGTTAAACAAAGAGAAAGATTAGTCACCAATAAGCCCACCACTCAAAGACAACCACCATTAACAATAGAGTGTTTATTCTTTCAGACTTTCTAATGTACCCTAATATCcataaggaaaataaacttcaaaaatatcattttagggacacctggctggctcagcctgtATAGCacgcaattcttgatcttgggatcatgaatTCAAGTCCCATGCTGGACATAGAGCctactgaaaggaagaaagaaagaaagaaagaaggaaagaaagaaagaaagaaagaaagaaagaaagaaaaagaaagaaagaaagaaaaagaaagaaagaaagaaagaaagaaagaaagaaagaaagaaagaaagaagaaaaaggaaggaaaagagaaaagagagggagggaggaacaaagggagggagaggggagtggagggagaggagaaggaagaaagagggatcATTTTAGTCTTTCTAGCTCCAGACCATCTTGGGCTGCTCTCAGTTGGGGCCGACCAATACCTATGGCAGGTAGGTGAGGgccacaaaaagatgaaaaagtcgCTGGAGTCCGACTTCAGGCTCCGACTCGTTAAGAAAAGTGAAAAGGACATGCTGGGGCACCAGCAGACTGGGATGATCAGACATGGTAAAGCAAAATTGGtcatccttgccaacagctgCTCGGTCTTGAGGAAATCAGAGGTAGAATACTGTGCCATATTGGCCAAAACTGGTGTCCATCACTACAGTGGCAATCATACTAAATTGGGCACAACATG
This genomic window from Ursus arctos isolate Adak ecotype North America unplaced genomic scaffold, UrsArc2.0 scaffold_19, whole genome shotgun sequence contains:
- the LOC113251718 gene encoding 60S ribosomal protein L30-like gives rise to the protein MKKVGEGHKKMKKSLESDFRLRLVKKSEKDMLGHQQTGMIRHGKAKLVILANSCSVLRKSEVEYCAILAKTGVHHYSGNHTKLGTTCGKYYRVRAWAIIDPRDSNIIRSVSEQTGEK